A single region of the Lagopus muta isolate bLagMut1 chromosome 24, bLagMut1 primary, whole genome shotgun sequence genome encodes:
- the PROK1 gene encoding prokineticin-1, with the protein MKPPLLWLPPSAPSLALCPSPAEMTINTEPRQNFCCEPSSSLLLQAWSPSPSPSGAMAEQNSCLEETEPPAGIRPSLRVRLLALMDGSQSCWPSPALWPQEEEACERDPQCGSGTCCAVSLWLRGLRMCTPLGQEGDECHPFSHKVPFLGKRQHHTCPCLPNFSCSRFLDGRYRCSLNFKNFDF; encoded by the exons ATGAAGCCCCCCCTGCTCTGGTTGCCACCCTCTGCCCCCAGCCTGGCCCTGTGTCCGTCTCCGGCAGAGATGACGATCAACACAGAACCGAGGCAGAACTTCTGCTGTGagccttcctcctccctgctgctccaggcCTGGAGTCCCTCCCCTTCCCCGTCCGGGGCGATGGCAGAGCAAAATTCCTGCCTGGAGGAAACGGAGCCGCCTGCAGGGATCCGACCGAGTCTCCGTGTCCGGTTGCTGGCACTGATGGATGGAAGCCAAAGCTGttggcccagcccagccctgtggccccaggaggaggag GCCTGCGAGCGAGACCCACAGTGCGGCAGTGGGACgtgctgtgctgtcagcctCTGGCTGCGGGGTCTGAGGATGTGCACCCCgctggggcaggagggggaCGAGTGCCATCCCTTCAGCCACAAG GTCCCATTCCTGGGGAAGCGCCAGCATCACACCTGCCCCTGTTTGCCCAACTTCAGCTGCTCCAGGTTCCTCGATGGCCGCTATCGCTGCTCGCTCAACTTCAAGAACTTCGACTTCTAG
- the LAMTOR5 gene encoding ragulator complex protein LAMTOR5, whose product MEGTLEQHLEDTMKSPAVVGVLCTDSQGLNLGCRGTLSDEHAGVISVLAQQAAKLTSDPTDTPVVCLESDSGNIMIQKHDSITVAVHKLAS is encoded by the exons ATGGAGGGGACCCTGGAGCAGCACCTGGAGGACAC CATGAAGAGCCCGGCCGTGGTGGGCGTCCTCTGCACCGACTCGCAGGGCCTCAACCTGGGAT GCCGAGGAACGCTCTCAGATGAACATGCTGGAGTCATCTCTGTGCTCgcccagcaggcagccaagCTCACCTCCGACCCAACCGACACGCCTGTGGTGTGCCTGGAGTCAGATAGCGG GAATATCATGATCCAGAAGCATGACAGCATCACCGTAGCAGTGCACAAGCTGGCATCCTGA
- the LOC125684196 gene encoding embryonic pepsinogen, which yields MQFLVLLCVVLALSDGITRLPLERGKKLREILREKGLLHRFLQHHHYDVGTKFPHAFPDVLTVVTEPLLNTLDMEYYGTISIGTPPQDFTVVFDTGSSNLWVPSVSCTSPACQSHQMFNPSQSSTYKSTGQNLSIHYGTGDMEGTVGCDTVTVASLMDTNQLFGLSTSEPGQFFLHVKFDGILGLGYPSLAADGITPVFDNMVNESLLEQNLFSVYLSRETMGSMVIFGGIDDSYFTGSINWIPVSYQGYWQISMDSIIVNKQEIACSSGCQAIIDTGTSLVAGPASDIDDIQSAVGANQNLYGEYSVNCSHVLAMPDVVFVIGGIQYPVPALAYTEQNDQGTCMSSFQNSSADLWILGDVFIRVYYSIFDRANNRVGLAKAI from the exons ATGCAATTCCTGGTGCTCCTGTGTGTGGTCCTTGCTCTCTCCGACGGCATCACCAG gctGCCCTTGGAGAGGGGGAAGAAGCTGAGAGAGATCCTTCGGGAGAAGGGTTTGCTGCACCGCTTCCTCCAGCATCACCACTACGACGTCGGCACCAAATTCCCACATGCTTTTCCTGATGTTCTCACTGTGGTCACCGAGCCCCTGCTGAACACCCTGGAC ATGGAATACTATGGGACCATCTCCATTGGCACCCCACCGCAGGACTTCACTGTGGTCTTCGACACCGGCTCCTCCAACCTCTGGGTTCCCTCTGTCTCCTGCACCAGCCCAGCTTGCC AAAGCCATCAGATGTTTAACCCATCGCAGTCCTCCACCTACAAAAGCACGGGGCAGAACCTGTCCATTCACTATGGCACTGGTGACATGGAGGGCACCGTGGGCTGCGACACCGTCACT GTTGCATCACTGATGGACACCAACCAGCTCTTTGGCTTGAGTACCTCCGAGCCTGGCCAATTCTTTCTCCATGTCAAATTTGATGGGATCTTGGGCTTGGGCTACCCAAGTTTAGCTGCTGATGGGATCACTCCAGTCTTTGATAACATGGTGAATGAGAGCTTGCTGGAGCAGAACCTCTTCTCAGTCTATCTATCCCG CGAGACAATGGGGAGCATGGTCATCTTTGGGGGAATTGATGATTCCTATTTCACTGGCTCCATCAACTGGATTCCTGTCTCTTACCAAGGTTACTGGCAGATCTCCATGGACAG CATCATCGTGAACAAGCAGGAGATTGCGTGCAGCAGTGGCTGCCAAGCCATCATTGACACTGGCACATCCCTTGTGGCTGGGCCGGCCTCAGACATTGATGACATCCAAAGTGCAGTCGGGGCCAATCAGAACTTGTATGGAGAG TACAGCGTGAACTGCAGCCATGTCCTTGCCATGCCTGATGTTGTCTTTGTCATCGGTGGCATTCAGTATCCTGTGCCTGCCTTGGCTTACACTGAGCAG AATGACCAAGGAACCTGCATGAGCAGCTTCCAGAATAGCTCTGCAGACCTCTGGATCTTGGGAGATGTCTTCATCAGAGTGTACTACAGCATCTTTGACCGGGCCAACAACCGCGTCGGACTGGCCAAGGCTATTTAG